In Nyctibius grandis isolate bNycGra1 chromosome 8, bNycGra1.pri, whole genome shotgun sequence, a single window of DNA contains:
- the IL12A gene encoding interleukin-12 subunit alpha encodes MAQRDGSAGSGGRAAPRSARPRRCRPRAGPRALLPALCLALALPPPARALPPPPLLLRHRLADGLSRSRELLAAANASLQRVKELGTLGFECTLEEVDLEDITKNQINTIKACTAEDPGTGNCPALERSTLDTSKCLQGIYEDLHAYRAELKSFSDQKVLATIDEMMKALKSGTVPQAPAGAGLTSFKERMRLCGVLHAFQIRTVTINRMMNYLTSPESSLGAPSPPALGG; translated from the exons ATGGCGCAGCGCGACGGCtccgcgggcagcggcgggcgggcggcgccgcgTAGCGCCAGGCCCCGGCGGTGCAGGCCGCGGGCAGGGCCCCGGGCGCTGCTGCCCGCGCTCTGCCTGGCGCTGGCcctgccgccccccgcccgggcgctgccgccgccgccgctgctcctCCGCCACCGCCTCGCCGACGGGCTGAGCCGCTCCCGGGAGCTGCTGGCGGCCGCCAACGCCTCCCTGCAGCGGGTCAAG GAGCTCGGCACCCTGGGATTTGAATGTACCCTTGAAGAGGTTGATCTTGAAGATATTACTAAGAATCAAATCAACACCATAAAAGCTTGCACAGCTGAGGATccaggg ACTGGAAACTGTCCAGCACTGGAAAGATCTACTCTTGATACG AGTAAATGCCTGCAGGGCATCTACGAGGATCTGCACGCCTACAGGGCAGAGCTGAAGAGCTTCAGTGATCAAAAGGTGCTGGCAACTATTGATGAAATGATGAAA GCCCTGAAGAGCGGGACCGTGCCGCAGGCAccggcgggcgcggggctgaCCTCCTTCAAGGAGAGGATGAGGCTCTGCGGCGTCCTTCACGCCTTCCAAATCCGCACCGTCACCATCAACAGGATGATGAACTACCTGACCTCTCCGGAGAGCTCGCTGGGAGCGCCCAGCCCTCCAGCCCTTGGGGGGTAA
- the CARD8 gene encoding caspase recruitment domain-containing protein 8, producing the protein MLMLVQLDAEGTYQCSLTGLIFEVTGAVKITYTLLSWSKYASLVEKPWIVGGPLFDVRCDSAPALTSIQFPHSLCLGGHGAGMAFKVLHIKGKGAAIEPSADYSASHVKWLVSSLSPVGPLLQSQEPVQYHGAVILYKVVDEHPSLSFRVYVATNNDSFIKDISRAVKYSNKKFIKIDKPPVCQKLLQKGKRYRLVCEPEAEITPEEIEFVDGSLLKLKSYIEVYLEKPDDFTLSLVELESDETVWKAKLRESDWIHYDQNKNEQKRSTVSVKKRKPTLSILEEDELCSKKQKTSNTADGIETKNLTDQQLMVIAKLFGRQWREIAIECLEMEMKDIEQIQATEEEVNMQKFLLLSKWRDREQSNGTAEALYRSLHEKASYEILQALQGFSARC; encoded by the exons ATGTTGATGTT ggtgcaGCTGGACGCAGAGGGGACGTACCAGTGCAGCCTCACGGGCTTGATTTTTGAGGTAACGGGGGCTGTGAAGATCACGTACACCCTCTTATCCTGGAGCAAATACGCCAGCCTCGTGGAAAAGCCGTGGATCGTGGGCGGCCCCCTCTTCGACGTGCGCTGCGACTCGGCCCCCGCGCTCACCTCCATCCAGTTCCCCCACTCCCTCTGCCTGGGCG GTCATGGCGCGGGCATGGCCTTCAAGGTGCTGCACATCAAAGGCAAGGGCGCGGCCATCGAGCCCTCCGCCGACTACTCGGCCTCGCACGTGAAGTGGCTGGTGAGCTCGCTGTCGCCCGTGGGGCCGCTCCTCCAGAGCCAGGAGCCCGTGCAGTACCACGGCGCCGTCATCCTCTACAAAGTTGTCGACGAGCATCCCTCCTTGTCCTTCAGGGTCTACGTGGCTACCAACAACGACTCCTTTATAAAG gaTATCTCGAGAGCtgtaaaatattcaaataagaaattcattaaaattgACAAGCCCCCTGTCTGCCAGAAATtactgcagaaaggaaagaggtaCAGATTAGTTTGTGAGCCAGAAGCTGAAATAACTCCAGAG GAAATTGAATTTGTTGATGGATCTCTCTTGAAACTAAAAAGCTACATTGAAGTCTATTTGGAGAAACCCGACGACTTCACCTTGTCTTTGGTCGAGCTGGAGTCTGATGAGACTGTGTGGAAAGCAAAACTAAGAGAGA GTGACTGGATACACTACGATCAGAACAAAAACGAGCAGAAAAGAAGCACAGTCA GTGTCAAAAAACGGAAACCAACCCTCAGCATTTTGGAAGAAGACGAGCTCTgtagcaaaaagcaaaagaccAGCAATACTGCAG ATGGAATTGAAACAAAAAACTTAACTGACCAACAGCTGATGGTGATCGCGAAGTTGTTCGGTCGGCAGTGGAGAGAAATTGCCATTGAGTGTCTTGAGATGGAAATGAAGGACATTGAGCAGATTCAGGCAACGGAGGAAGAAGTTAATATGCAAAAATTCCTGCTGTTGAGCAAGTGGAGAGACAGAGAGCAAAGCAACGGGACGGCAGAAGCTTTGTACAGAAGTCTCCATGAGAAAGCATCCTATGAGATACTGCAAGCCCTGCAAG GGTTCTCGGCTCGGTGCTGA